GATGTCATCAATCGAGATGGTAGGAGCAAATACAGTCGCGTAACGGTAACCGAGTCGTTTGATTTCATCAAGCATCACAACTGTGATCCCTGGTCCAAACTTTTCATAAACGTCTGCAATGATTTTGTTTGTTTCTTTATCACCGAGGGTTCTGTTGATATAAACATACCCTTTTGGCATCACTTGGTTGAAGATAAGTCTTCCCGGTGTGGTTTCGATGATTTTACCTTCGTGTAAAACGGAAATTTTAGAGCGAATCTCAACCGTTTTGGTTTCAATCGCATACATCACTTCCTCAAGACCTGTGAAGAATTTACCTTCTCCCTTCGCGTCTTTGACTTCCGAAGTGAGGTAATAAATTCCAAGAACGATATCTTGTGTTGGTCCACAAATCGGTTGTCCGTTCGCAGGATTCAAAATGTTATGCGGTGATAACATGAGCATCCAAGTTTCGAGCTGTGCTTTTGGAGCAAGAGGAACGTGGATCGCCATTTGGTCCCCGTCGAAGTCAGCGTTAAACGCGTGGCAAACGAGTGGGTGAAGTTTGATTGCTTTTCCTTCTACAAGGACTGGTAAAAATGCTTGGATTCCAAGTCTGTGGAGTGTTGGAGCACGGTTGAGTAAAACTGGGTGTTCTTTCACAACTGTTTCCAATACATCAAAAACTTCTTTGTCTTCTGCTTCGATTTTTTTCTTCGCAGACTTGATGTTTGGTGCAAGTTCCAAATCCACAAGGCGTTTCATGATGAATGGTTTGAAGAGTTCCAAAGCCATTTTTTTAGGAAGACCCATTTGGTGGTATTTGAGTTCAGGACCAACAACGATAACGGAACGACCAGAATAATCTACCCGTTTTCCAAGTAGGTTTTGGCGGAAACGACCTTGTTTTCCTTTGAGCATGTCGGAGATCGATTTCAATGGTCGATTTCCTTTTCCCTTTACCGTACGTTTACGACGGCTGTTATCAAAAAGAGCATCGACTGCTTCTTGTAACATACGTTTTTCGTTACGAACGATGATCTCAGGAGCTTTCAAAGCAAGAAGGCGTTTGAGACGATTGTTTCGATTGATCACACGGCGATACAAATCGTTTAGGTCGGAAGTTGCAAAACGTCCCCCCTCTAATTGCACCATCGGACGAAGTTCTGGTGGGATGACAGGAACTACATCCAGAACCATCCACTCAGGGCGGTTTCCGGAATCCCGGAACGCTTCTAAAACTTCGAGGCGTTTAAAAATACGTTTGTCAGAGATTTTGTTTTTGTCTTGGATCTTTTGGCGGATCACACGAGCTTCTGCATCTACATCAATGCGTGCGAGAAGTTCTTTGATGGCGTCCCCACCGATTCCTGCGATAAACTTATCACCGTATTCATCTAAATAATTATGGTATTCATCTTCATCGATGAGTTCCCCTCTGTTCCTTCCGGAATCAGCTGGGTCAATGATCACATACTTCTCAAAGTAAAGAACACTTTTGAGTTGGTTGATCGTCATGTCGAGAAGCAGTCCCATACGAGATGGAACTGATCGGTAGTACCAAATGTGCGAAACAGGAGCCGCAAGTTCTATGTGCCCCATTCTTTCACGACGTACTTTGGAGTGAGTTACCTCAACACCACATTTGTCGCAAACCACACCCTTATAACGGATGGATTTGAATTTACCGCAGTAACATTCCCAATCCTTTGTGGTTCCAAAGATTTTTTCGCAGAAAAGACCATCTCGTTCCGGTTTTAGGGTACGGTAGTTGATCGTTTCAGGTTTTTTGACTTCCCCAAACGACCACTCTTTGATCCGCTCGGGTGATGCCAAACGGATCGTAATCGATTCAAAACTATTGTAATTTCTCATACTTTTTCCCTTCCCTAAACGTTTTCAATGGTCTCGAATTTAATTTTCTTTTTGTTTTTCGAGAATTCATCTTCGTAATCAGAGATATCCACTTCCAATCCTTCGGAGTCTTTAATGATGATATCGAGGGCAAGACCTCGGAGTTCCTGCACAAGAACGTTGAAGGACTCAGGAATACCCGGTTTAATCGAGTGGATTCCCTTCACAATCGCTTCGTAAATTCTTGCACGACCTAACATATCATCTGACTTGATGGTAAGTAACTCTTGTAAGGTATGTGATGCACCATACGCTTCGAGAGCCCAAACTTCCATCTCCCCTAACCTTTGTCCCCCGAACTGCGCCTTACCACCGAGTGGTTGTTGCGTTACGAGTGAGTAAGGTCCAGTAGACCTTGCATGGATTTTGTCATCCACCAAGTGAGCCAGTTTTAACATGTAGATGTATCCGCAGAAGACTTGGTTGATGAATTTCTCACCAGTTCTTCCATCGTATAACTGAAATTTGCTGTTTTCTGGTAAACCTGCTTTTTTGCAGAATTCGTGAACATCACCTTCACTCGCTCCATCAAACACGGGAGTTTCAAAATTGATCCCTAGTTTTTTAGCAGCGAAACCAAGTTGTGTTTCAAAAATCTGACCGAGGTTCATACGCGAAGGAACACCAAGAGGGTTGAGTACGATATCAACTGGAGTGCCGTCTTCCATGTATGGCATATCTTCCTGTGCCATCACACGTGCTACGACCCCTTTGTTTCCGTGTCTTCCGGCCATCTTATCACCCACTAGGAGTTTACGTTTACGAGCCACATACACTTTCACCATTTCTTCCACACCAGCAGCGAGTTCATCGCCTGTTTCACGGGAATAACGTTTGATATCGATCACAGTTCCTTCGAAACCGTTTGGCATACGAAGAGAGGAATCTCTTACTTCTTTTGCCTTCTCTCCAAAGATGGAGTGTAATAATTTATATTCTGGAGTGAGGTCAGTTTCTCCTTTAGGAGTCACCATACCAACAAGGATGTCACCAGGTTTTACTTCAGCACCCACACGGATCACACCAGACTCATCCAAATCACGGAACGCTTTGTCCGAAAGGTTTGGAATGTCACGAGTGATTTGTTCTTGTCCAAGTTTTGTTTCCCGAGCTTGGATTTCGAATTCTTCAATGTGAATGGAAGAGAATACATCGTCTTTAATGATTCGTTCTGAGATCAGAATCGCATCCTCAAAGTTGTAACCTTCCCAAGGCATAAATGCCACAAGAACGTTTCGTCCAAGCGCCAAATAACCAGCGTCAGTGGAAGGACCGTTCGCAAGGACAGTTCCTTTTTGGAGGATTTGTCCGAACTCTCCGTATTTTTCCCCTTTGATGATCTGGCCTGCAACTGGTGCTCCAATTCCAATATCTTGTCCTTCTTTGACAACTGCTTGGTATTGAACTTCTTCCGATAAAACCAATTCGTGAGTTTCCTTTTCACCATTCGGAGTTGTTACTTCGATACGTTCTTTGGAAACCTTACTCACCTTACCACCAGTTGTGGTATGGAGCATGGACACGTTTGGTTTTTGGTTAAAACAAGTGCCTTGGTTCGTTTTTTTGAATTTAATGAGTGGGTAGTGGACAATCTCTTTGGATTGGTCTTCTTTCACCCAAACACCTGTTGCATCCACTTTGGAAACAACACCATCTTTTTTCGCAACAATACAAACACCAGCGTCATACGCCGCACGAGCTTCCATACCCGTTCCCACAAAAGGAGCCTCTTCTGTAAGAAGTGGAACTGCTTGGCGTTGCATGTTGGAACCCATGAGTGCACGGTTCGCATCATCATGTTCGAGGAATGGAATGAGTGCTGTTGATACAGACACAACTTGTAGTGGAGCAAGGTCCATGTACTGGATCTCAGATGGGCTACGGAAAGGGAAATCCCCTCTGTGGCGAGTGGAAATGAGTTTGGAAGTAAATTCCCCTTTCTCATCCACAGTCGAATTCGACTGCGCCATATAGTGGTATTCTTCTTTATCAGCAGTGAGATACTCTACTTGTTTTTGGACTTTTCCATTTTTAACAAGACGGTATGGAGTTTCAATAAACCCATAATCGTTTACCCTTGCAAAACTAGACATGGAAAGAATGAGACCAATGTTTGGACCTTCCGGTGTTTCAATCGGGCACATACGACCATAGTGAGAATAGTGAACGTCACGAACTTCGAAACCTGCTCTATCACGAGAAAGACCACCAGGCCCAAGAGCGTTTAACCTACGTTTGTGGGTCAGTTCCGCGAGTGGGTTTGTTTGGTCCATAAACTGAGAAAGTTGAGAAGATCCAAAAAACTCATTGATCACCGCAGTGATTGGTTTGATGGAAATGAGAAGTTGCGGAGTTTGTTGTTCTGGCTCCTGCACTGTCATTCTTTCTTTGATGACACGTTCGACTCGAGAGAATCCAAGTTTCAATTGGTTTGCGATGAGCTCTCCAACAGAACGAATCCTTCTATTTCCTAAGTGGTCAATATCGTCTGGGTAGTAGTTTTCTGCCTCAGACATAAGCATCACAAGGTAACGAACCGTTTCAATGATGTCTTGTTTTCTTAAAACACGATCATCTGCTTTTGAGAATTCTTTTGGATTGTTGAATTCAAATTTGCTATTGATTTTGTAACGACCTACCACACCCAAATCAAACGTTTTGTGTGAGAAAAAGAGTCTTTTCAGTTCGGCTTCCGCGTTTTCAATCGTAGAAGGTTCACCCGGACGCATGATGGTGTGAAATTTTTTCACCGCGTCTTCGTAGTCGTTCACTCCGTCTTTTTCTAGGCAGTTGATGAGAACTGGATTGTCTTTTCCTTTTGGAAATTCAATGACATCCACATCTTTCACCTTCATTTCACGAAGGATGGAGATATTATCCTCATTGATTTTAGAACCAGCATCGAGCATGACCTCGCCTGTTTCCATGTTGATGATATCAGCAATGGTTCGGCGACCAATCAGACGTTTGAGGTCTTTTGGATTGGCACCTGCAATTTTCATTTTGCTTGAACCATAGAACAAACGTAATACTTCTTCGTTTGTTCCCATTCCCATTGCTTTCACAAGAAGTGTAGCTGGGAATTTTTTCTTACGGTCGATTTTGGCAACAAGGATCCCTTTGTTGTCCATCTCAAATTCCAACCAAGAACCTCGGTAAGGAATCACACGCGCAGAGAATGTATCTCGCACTTGGTCATAAGAGAAGAAAATACCAGGCGATCTGTGTAACTGGCTTACCACTACCCTTTCCGCACCATTGATGATGAAAGTACCGTGGTCTGTCATCACAGGTAAGTCACCCATGTAGACAACTTGTTCGCGGATTTCCCCGGTGTCCTTGATGATGAGTCGAATGACTGCTTTTAGTGGAACCGCATAAGAAGAATCAGTGTCCTTACATTCTTGAGGATCACGTTTCGGTTCCCCTAACACATAATGGCCATATTCCATGACCATATCGTTGTTTGGTGATTCGATTGGAAAAGATTCACGAAAAACTGCTTCCAACCCCTGGTTTAAACGTTTGGTCGGATCTTTCACTTCCGACTGGAGAAACCAATCAAAGGATTTTTTCTGTACGTAGATAAGATTAGGAAGTAAATTGAGGTCGGTAATTTTACCGAAATTTACCCGGTTTCTAATTTGCATTCGGGTATGCATGGAATACTCTCCCTAGAGACGTCAAAATAATAGATGGTATGATAAACGAAAAAATAGAGGTGGGGACGCCTACGGCCTCCCTGCCTCTAAGTTTTTGAAGACTGGGTTTAAAAATTGGCAACCGATTAACCGGCAGCAGCAACTTCTACTTGAGCCCCAACACCTTCGAGTTTTTTCTTAATATCAGCAGCTTCATCTTTAGAAACCCCTTCTTTTACTGATTTTCCACCAGCTTCCACAAGAGTTTTCGCATCTGCTAATCCAAGACCAGTGATTTCGCGAACGAGTTTAATAACGTCGATCTTTTTGTCACCGTGTGCTTTCAAGATAACATTGAAAGTTGCTGGTTCTTCAGCAGCAGCAGCGCCACCACCTGCACCCGCAACAGCCGCTACCGCAACCGGTGCAGCAGCAGAAATCCCGAATTTCTCCTCCATCTTTTTCACTAGGTCAGCAGCCTGAACTAATGTAAGACTTCCAATTTGTTCTAATAGCGCGTCAACAGACATCTATATTCTCCTTATCCTACTAATCACTATGATTACTAATTGCCGTTTTTCTCGGCTACAGCATTGATGGCGCGAGCCAATGATGCCATGATTTGATTGATTCCAGAAGCAATTTGCGTTGCAGGAGCATTGATCCCACGAGCCACTTGCGCAAGAAGTTCTTGTTTGGACGGAAGTCCAGCAATCGCTTCTACTCCAGACTTACCCAAAACCTCACCGTCCATATAGCCGGTTTTGATTTCAAGTTCCTTCTTATCTTTTGCAAAGTCCTTACAAACTTTCGCTACTGCTGGAAGTGCATCCAGAGAGAAAATCGCTGCAAGCGGGCCTTTGTAAACATCCCCAAAATCAATGGAGTTGTTTTTATGTTCAGAAGACTCTTTTAATGCACGGAGAAAAAGGTTGTTTTTGATCACCTTCATCTCTGATCCTTCCTTGCGAAGTTTCGCACGAAGGTTGGACATATCTTCAACAGTTAAACCGCTGTAAGATGCTAAAATAAAGTTAGGTCGTTTTTCCAAACGAGTCTTTAGTTCTGTTACTGCTTCAATTTTAGATGGATTTGCCATTTTTCTTACTCGTTATATGTTCGCGTTTACTAGTTCTTTTACATCGACTTTTACGCCGATTCCCATTGTCGCTGCTACTGAGAAAGACTTGAGGTAATCTCCCTTCGCATCGGAAGGTTTGTCTTTCATAAGAGCTGCAACAACAGCATTGATGTTATCAGAAAGTTTATCATCAGAGAAGGAACACTTTCCTACTCCTAAGTGAACCACTCCCCCTTTGTCAGGGCGGTATTCAATACGACCTGCTTTGAGTTCTTTCACTGCTTTTGTTACATCAGTAGTCACTGTTCCTGCTTTTGGTTTTGGCATAAGTCCTTTACGACCAAGAACTGGACCCAGTTTACCAACTTCCTTCATCATATCAGGAGTTGCCACACAGGCGTCAAAATCAGTCCAACCACCAGAAACTTTTTCAATTAGGTCCATATCACCCACGAAATCAGCACCAGCCTCTCTCGCTTCGTTTTGTTTGTCTCCTTTGCAGAAAACCAAAACCTTAATCGTTTTTCCAGTTCCGTGTGGAAGAGAAATTGTCCCTCTTACGTTTTGAAGAGATTTATAATTAATTTTAGTAGAGATCTCTAAAGTTCCGTCGAACTTTGAGTAACTGGTAGCTTTCGCTAACCCGACTGCCTCACCAAGGGTATAAGCCTTTGTGCGATCGACTTTCTCTTTGAGTTGGATGTATTTTTTGCCGCGTTTCATGACTTCGGTTCCCGTTTCCTAATGATTACTCGACGTTAACACCCATGGAACGGCAAGTTCCAGCAATGATTTTCACTGCTGCATCTAAGTCGTTCGCATTGAGGTCTTCCATCTTCGTTTTTGCAATTTCTTCTAGTTGTGCGCGTTTGATTGTTCCCACTTTTACAGTGTGTGGAGTGGCAGATCCACCTGGAATTCCAAGTGCCTTCATGACAAGAAGAGCCGCTGGAGGAGATTTAGTGACGAAAGTAAAACTTCTGTCGGAATAAACAGTGATCACCACTGGGAGTTTGAGTCCCATTTGGTTTTTTGATCTCTCATTGAACTGTTTACAAAATTCCATGATATTGAGTCCGGCCTGACCAAGTGCAGGTCCTACCGGAGGAGCTGGGTTTGCTTTCCCTGCTTCTACTTGGAGTTTAATTTGTTTTACTACTTTCTTTGCAGCCATCTCGTTTCAAGTTCCTTACTAAAAGTCAATCTATCAGTTCTATTGTTCCGATTTTACTTGGAGGTAATCCAACTCCACAGGAGTGGATCTTCCAAAAATTTCGACTCGGACACGAAGTCTTCCCTTATCAGGGAAAATTTCATCCACAAGCCCTGTGAAATTGGCAAACGGACCATCTATAATTTTCAATGTTTCGCCCACTTTGAAGAGGAAACGTGGTCTTGATACTTCTTCCGATTCCACATTTCCCACATCACTGAAGAGATTTTTGATCTCATCAAGAGAAAGTGGTTCCGGACCTTTTCCTTTTCCGCCTACAAATGTAGACACAGAAGGTAAGTTCTGGATTTTAAACCGAAGGTCATCAGTCATATTCATCTCAACGAGAACATAACCCGGCATGAGTTTTTTCTTCGTGACCTTCTTTTTGCCGTTTTTCATTTCGGCAACTTCCATCGAAGGAATTTTCACCGAAAAGATCTGGTCTTCCAGCTTTTGTTGTTGGACCATCTTTTCAATGTTAGTTTTCACCTTATTCTCATGACCAGAATAAGTCTGAAGCACATACCATTTTTTATCTAAAGAATCGCCCACTTCCCTACCTATGTTCCTAATGCCCAGAACCACTTTAGCAGTTTCAAGAAAATGAAATCTGAAGCTGATAAAAATAAGGAAAAGATAAATACTGTAACTAGGACTACAACGGTAGAACTCACCACTTCTTGGCGCGTAGGCCAATGTACTTTTTCAAGTTCTGCTTTACATTCCTGAATGAAACTCGTAGCTTTCATTGATCCTTGTCCTGTTTCTCTAATTCTATATTCCGTAGTTGGCAGGGCTGGAGAGAATCGAACTCCCACCAAGGACTTTGGAGATCCTAGTTCTACCATTAAACTACAGCCCTAAACAAGCCCTCTACCAGGCTTGAACTGGCGACCCCTTCCTTACCATGGAAGTGCTCTACCACTGAGCTAAGAGGGCAAACGTTTCCCACCCAAGCGCGGGTTTCCAAGCGAGGCTAGGTTTTTTACACTATTTTAAATGAGGCTCATTGGTCAATGGAAAATGAGTTTATTTCCTGGAAATGGTAAAAAAACAGGAAATTTGGTGATTTTCCAGTCTGATTTTAGTTGTGGATTTCCCGGTTCGATAATAGAACCATGTGGGAGAGACTCACAGTATAAGGAAAGATTCGTGGCGAAACCCTTTGTAGAATTAGAAGCACAAATCCCCGATTTAGTAAAGGCAAAATCGAAAATTGTCGTCCGTTCGTCTCGGATGAATCGCCAGTTGGAACAGTATGTGCTTGGGCTCATCACTCATATCCTAAATGAAGTGGGACAATCTCAATTTGTGGAAATGTTGTATACCATTTCCAAAGAACTTACCATCAACGGAATCAAAGCCAACCAAAAACGAGTTTTTTTTGAAGATGAAGGACTCGACATTACGGATGAAGCTGATTATTTCCAAGGGATCAAAGAGTATTCCAAAAAGTTCTCAGAAAAAATGGCAGATGAATATGGGAAACGATGCCTCGCCCGAGGTGTTTATGTGCAAATCAAATTCCATTACTGTTTAGATGGTCTTCTTGTGGAGGTGACAAACAACACTCCCGTCATCAAAACAGAAGAAGTTCGGATGCGTGAAAAAATGAAAAAGTCCATGGGGTATAATGACATCGCTGAATTTTACATGGACAATATGGACAATACAGAAGGTGCGGGACTTGGAATTGCTCTCATCATGATCCTTCTTAAAAACGAAGGTGTTGACCCTAACTTATTTCGCATCATCACTCACGAAGACAGAACCGTTGCCAGAGTGGAAATTCCATTTAACGACAATTATGTGTCGTTTCGCAGTGCCGAACTAGCAGAAATATAATTCGTTTTTGACCAAATCATTTCACCTGTAATTGTATCGACCTAGTATCCGCCCTTTTCGAAACTGGTGGACATGGAATTAAAAGGTGCAAACATTCTCGTCACCGGATCTGCCGGTGGACTCGGAAAGGCAATGGCATACCGTCTTGGTAAGTCAGGTGCCAATATCATTCTCTCAGACATCCAAAAAGACAAATTGGACGAAACCGTTTCTCTCTTTCAAAAAGAAGGGATCAAAACAACAGGAATCGTTGCCAATGTTGCAAAAGAAGAAGATAGTATCCGACTCATGGAAGAAGCAGCTGCATTTCAAGGAAGCCTTGATGTAGCAATCCTCAATGCAGGGATCTTACGTGATGGCCTTCTCATCCGGGTGGACAAAGAAACAGGAAAGGTCAAAGGTAAAATGGGCATCGACCAATGGCAATCTGTTATCGATGTCAACTTAACTGGAGTTTTTTTAACTGGTAGAGAAGCAGCTGCCAAAATGGTAGAACAAAAAAAAGGGGTCATCATCCCTATTGCCTCCATTGCCATGCATGGTAATTCTGGACAAACCAATTATAGTGCTGCAAAAGCTGGTGTTGCAGCGATGACAGTCACTTGGTCCAAAGAACTTGCCAAGTTCGGAATCAGAGTGGCAGGCATTGCACCTGGATTCATTGGAACAGAGATGGTATTAAAAGACATGAACCCAGAAGCATTAGAAAAATGGAAATCGATCATCCCAGTGGGAAGACTCGGGGAACCAGATGAAATTGCGTCGACAGCAGAGTTTATCATTATGAACGATCTTGTTACAGGTGTGGTTTTGGAAATCTCTGGTGGTGTCCGAATCTAACTTCGATTAATCCTTTTTTGCCTTCTTTTCGTACAAAGGAGGCAAAAGAATTTGTGAAATTATTTTGTCATTTTTTTAACAAACGATAAAAATTTCGTAGGTAATTTGGGTATGTATTCGTCATAAGGATATAACGGAATCCTTACCGATGAAAATAAAAACAGAACTATCGAAACAACAATTGGAACAAGCGATCAAAGGAATTCAAGGGATAGCCCACCCGATTCGTTTGCTCATCCTTTATACTTTGGCAAAAGAAGAAAAAACAGTAGGTCAACTCGTGGAATTACTTGGAACGAGCCAATCGGCCGCCTCTCAACACTTAAGCAAAATGAAAAACAATGGAATCTTGGAATCCCGAAAGTCTTCGAACCAAGTGTTCTATCGTTTGAAAGATGCTAAGTTCAAAGATTTGATCCAAACCATCGTAAAAGTGTACAAAAAGTAAGCATTACTTCGCTTCTAATGATAAGAGGCGAACGTATTCCTTTATGGAATCCTGGAGGTTTGTAAAACCGAAAGGATATCCGGCTCTCGTTAACTTTTCCATATTAGCGCAGGTATAATATTGGTATTTGCCTTTTAATGACTCTGGCATTTCCACATATTCAATGTTTATCGGCGCATTCATGGCACTAAAAAGTGCAGATGCCAAATCATTCCAAGTTTCTGCCATCCCTCGCCCGACATTGTACAATCCGTATTTTCGTTCACTGAGTAAATAGATACTAATTTTACTAGCATCCTTCACATACAAAAAATCCCGTTTTTGTTCCCCATCTTTGTATTCTGGTTTGTAGGATTTAAAAAGTTTTAGTTTGCCTGTATCTCGTATTTGTTCATACCCTTTGAGTACAAGACTACGCATATCCCCTTTATGTGCTTCGCCATATCCAAACACATTAAAGTATTTGAGTCCGATTAGTTTGTCTGCAATCTTCGTCTTTTTTGCATACAAATCAAAAAGGTGTTTTGAATAACCATACATATTGAGAGGTTTTAAAGATTCGATGGGGGCTTTATCATCGTA
The nucleotide sequence above comes from Leptospira levettii. Encoded proteins:
- the rpoB gene encoding DNA-directed RNA polymerase subunit beta — protein: MHTRMQIRNRVNFGKITDLNLLPNLIYVQKKSFDWFLQSEVKDPTKRLNQGLEAVFRESFPIESPNNDMVMEYGHYVLGEPKRDPQECKDTDSSYAVPLKAVIRLIIKDTGEIREQVVYMGDLPVMTDHGTFIINGAERVVVSQLHRSPGIFFSYDQVRDTFSARVIPYRGSWLEFEMDNKGILVAKIDRKKKFPATLLVKAMGMGTNEEVLRLFYGSSKMKIAGANPKDLKRLIGRRTIADIINMETGEVMLDAGSKINEDNISILREMKVKDVDVIEFPKGKDNPVLINCLEKDGVNDYEDAVKKFHTIMRPGEPSTIENAEAELKRLFFSHKTFDLGVVGRYKINSKFEFNNPKEFSKADDRVLRKQDIIETVRYLVMLMSEAENYYPDDIDHLGNRRIRSVGELIANQLKLGFSRVERVIKERMTVQEPEQQTPQLLISIKPITAVINEFFGSSQLSQFMDQTNPLAELTHKRRLNALGPGGLSRDRAGFEVRDVHYSHYGRMCPIETPEGPNIGLILSMSSFARVNDYGFIETPYRLVKNGKVQKQVEYLTADKEEYHYMAQSNSTVDEKGEFTSKLISTRHRGDFPFRSPSEIQYMDLAPLQVVSVSTALIPFLEHDDANRALMGSNMQRQAVPLLTEEAPFVGTGMEARAAYDAGVCIVAKKDGVVSKVDATGVWVKEDQSKEIVHYPLIKFKKTNQGTCFNQKPNVSMLHTTTGGKVSKVSKERIEVTTPNGEKETHELVLSEEVQYQAVVKEGQDIGIGAPVAGQIIKGEKYGEFGQILQKGTVLANGPSTDAGYLALGRNVLVAFMPWEGYNFEDAILISERIIKDDVFSSIHIEEFEIQARETKLGQEQITRDIPNLSDKAFRDLDESGVIRVGAEVKPGDILVGMVTPKGETDLTPEYKLLHSIFGEKAKEVRDSSLRMPNGFEGTVIDIKRYSRETGDELAAGVEEMVKVYVARKRKLLVGDKMAGRHGNKGVVARVMAQEDMPYMEDGTPVDIVLNPLGVPSRMNLGQIFETQLGFAAKKLGINFETPVFDGASEGDVHEFCKKAGLPENSKFQLYDGRTGEKFINQVFCGYIYMLKLAHLVDDKIHARSTGPYSLVTQQPLGGKAQFGGQRLGEMEVWALEAYGASHTLQELLTIKSDDMLGRARIYEAIVKGIHSIKPGIPESFNVLVQELRGLALDIIIKDSEGLEVDISDYEDEFSKNKKKIKFETIENV
- the rplL gene encoding 50S ribosomal protein L7/L12 — protein: MSVDALLEQIGSLTLVQAADLVKKMEEKFGISAAAPVAVAAVAGAGGGAAAAEEPATFNVILKAHGDKKIDVIKLVREITGLGLADAKTLVEAGGKSVKEGVSKDEAADIKKKLEGVGAQVEVAAAG
- the rplJ gene encoding 50S ribosomal protein L10, whose protein sequence is MANPSKIEAVTELKTRLEKRPNFILASYSGLTVEDMSNLRAKLRKEGSEMKVIKNNLFLRALKESSEHKNNSIDFGDVYKGPLAAIFSLDALPAVAKVCKDFAKDKKELEIKTGYMDGEVLGKSGVEAIAGLPSKQELLAQVARGINAPATQIASGINQIMASLARAINAVAEKNGN
- the rplA gene encoding 50S ribosomal protein L1; this translates as MKRGKKYIQLKEKVDRTKAYTLGEAVGLAKATSYSKFDGTLEISTKINYKSLQNVRGTISLPHGTGKTIKVLVFCKGDKQNEAREAGADFVGDMDLIEKVSGGWTDFDACVATPDMMKEVGKLGPVLGRKGLMPKPKAGTVTTDVTKAVKELKAGRIEYRPDKGGVVHLGVGKCSFSDDKLSDNINAVVAALMKDKPSDAKGDYLKSFSVAATMGIGVKVDVKELVNANI
- the rplK gene encoding 50S ribosomal protein L11, translated to MAAKKVVKQIKLQVEAGKANPAPPVGPALGQAGLNIMEFCKQFNERSKNQMGLKLPVVITVYSDRSFTFVTKSPPAALLVMKALGIPGGSATPHTVKVGTIKRAQLEEIAKTKMEDLNANDLDAAVKIIAGTCRSMGVNVE
- the nusG gene encoding transcription termination/antitermination protein NusG produces the protein MGDSLDKKWYVLQTYSGHENKVKTNIEKMVQQQKLEDQIFSVKIPSMEVAEMKNGKKKVTKKKLMPGYVLVEMNMTDDLRFKIQNLPSVSTFVGGKGKGPEPLSLDEIKNLFSDVGNVESEEVSRPRFLFKVGETLKIIDGPFANFTGLVDEIFPDKGRLRVRVEIFGRSTPVELDYLQVKSEQ
- the secE gene encoding preprotein translocase subunit SecE — translated: MKATSFIQECKAELEKVHWPTRQEVVSSTVVVLVTVFIFSLFLSASDFIFLKLLKWFWALGT
- a CDS encoding histidine kinase, translated to MAKPFVELEAQIPDLVKAKSKIVVRSSRMNRQLEQYVLGLITHILNEVGQSQFVEMLYTISKELTINGIKANQKRVFFEDEGLDITDEADYFQGIKEYSKKFSEKMADEYGKRCLARGVYVQIKFHYCLDGLLVEVTNNTPVIKTEEVRMREKMKKSMGYNDIAEFYMDNMDNTEGAGLGIALIMILLKNEGVDPNLFRIITHEDRTVARVEIPFNDNYVSFRSAELAEI
- a CDS encoding SDR family NAD(P)-dependent oxidoreductase; the encoded protein is MELKGANILVTGSAGGLGKAMAYRLGKSGANIILSDIQKDKLDETVSLFQKEGIKTTGIVANVAKEEDSIRLMEEAAAFQGSLDVAILNAGILRDGLLIRVDKETGKVKGKMGIDQWQSVIDVNLTGVFLTGREAAAKMVEQKKGVIIPIASIAMHGNSGQTNYSAAKAGVAAMTVTWSKELAKFGIRVAGIAPGFIGTEMVLKDMNPEALEKWKSIIPVGRLGEPDEIASTAEFIIMNDLVTGVVLEISGGVRI
- a CDS encoding ArsR/SmtB family transcription factor, encoding MKIKTELSKQQLEQAIKGIQGIAHPIRLLILYTLAKEEKTVGQLVELLGTSQSAASQHLSKMKNNGILESRKSSNQVFYRLKDAKFKDLIQTIVKVYKK
- the rfaD gene encoding ADP-glyceromanno-heptose 6-epimerase, encoding MAKKLTLVTGGAGLIGSQIIEDLNHNGNTDILVVDHLGTTEKWKNLQRNFFTEYYEKDQFERFLDAGHPLLSEISEIYHLGACSATTEKDATYLIQNNFHYTKKLAEFAIAKNIPFLYASSAATYGEGEFGYDDKAPIESLKPLNMYGYSKHLFDLYAKKTKIADKLIGLKYFNVFGYGEAHKGDMRSLVLKGYEQIRDTGKLKLFKSYKPEYKDGEQKRDFLYVKDASKISIYLLSERKYGLYNVGRGMAETWNDLASALFSAMNAPINIEYVEMPESLKGKYQYYTCANMEKLTRAGYPFGFTNLQDSIKEYVRLLSLEAK